In Kineococcus endophyticus, one genomic interval encodes:
- a CDS encoding UDP-N-acetylglucosamine 2-epimerase: MVSPTLSPSVPAPAAPDRPRVLRRPLGFPVGDGAPGPVAVVVGDGLDATRTAEVVQRLGAAGVLVRTGEATGLPRPATDGACEDVEVPSGGSGRVLGALVAGLADVLAGHRPSAVLVHGGGTAALAGALAANAAGLHLVHLGAGLRSHDRRQPEEHHRRVVDGLADLCCAPSAAAVAALRAEGVADERILLTGDPVVESLHRLLPDDATQDALAAELRLPAGYVLLTVDRPDHTGQPELLAQLLGEVATLVEAGLPVVVPAGPSTADRWRELGFGGLLDRCTVLGSLDPVQRTVVQHRAAVLVSDAEGAAEEASVLKRPALLVRRATERPEVLGTFTTLVPGGLRLAAAVRRALADDPARLQTLPSPYGDGSASRVVVESVVKLVAPF, encoded by the coding sequence GTGGTCTCCCCGACGCTCAGCCCGTCCGTCCCGGCGCCGGCGGCGCCCGACCGTCCGCGGGTGCTGCGCCGGCCCCTGGGCTTCCCCGTCGGGGACGGCGCCCCCGGACCGGTCGCGGTCGTCGTGGGCGACGGCCTCGACGCGACGCGCACGGCGGAGGTGGTGCAGCGGCTCGGGGCCGCCGGGGTGCTGGTGCGGACCGGCGAGGCCACCGGGCTGCCCCGACCCGCGACCGACGGCGCCTGCGAGGACGTGGAGGTGCCCTCCGGAGGGTCGGGCCGGGTGCTCGGCGCCCTCGTGGCCGGGCTCGCCGACGTCCTCGCCGGGCACCGGCCGTCGGCGGTGCTCGTCCACGGCGGCGGCACCGCGGCCCTGGCGGGCGCGCTGGCCGCCAACGCGGCGGGGCTGCACCTCGTGCACCTCGGCGCGGGGCTGCGCAGCCACGACCGGCGGCAGCCCGAGGAGCACCACCGCCGGGTCGTGGACGGCCTGGCCGACCTGTGCTGCGCCCCCTCCGCCGCGGCCGTGGCCGCCCTGCGCGCCGAGGGCGTCGCCGACGAGCGGATCCTGCTCACGGGTGACCCCGTCGTGGAGTCGCTGCACCGGTTGCTGCCCGACGACGCCACCCAGGACGCCCTGGCCGCCGAGCTGCGGCTGCCGGCCGGGTACGTGCTGCTCACGGTGGACCGGCCCGACCACACCGGACAGCCCGAGCTGCTCGCCCAGCTCCTGGGGGAGGTCGCGACGCTCGTCGAGGCCGGGTTGCCGGTGGTCGTCCCGGCCGGCCCGTCGACGGCGGACCGGTGGCGGGAGCTGGGGTTCGGCGGCCTGCTGGACCGGTGCACGGTCCTGGGGTCGCTGGACCCCGTGCAGAGGACGGTCGTCCAGCACCGAGCGGCCGTGCTCGTCTCGGACGCGGAGGGCGCGGCCGAGGAGGCCTCCGTCCTCAAGCGCCCGGCCCTGCTCGTGCGCCGCGCGACCGAGCGTCCCGAGGTCCTGGGCACCTTCACCACTCTCGTGCCCGGCGGACTGCGGCTCGCCGCCGCCGTCCGCCGCGCCCTGGCCGACGACCCAGCCCGGCTGCAGACCCTGCCGAGCCCCTACGGGGACGGCTCGGCGAGCCGGGTCGTGGTCGAGTCGGTGGTCAAGCTCGTCGCCCCGTTCTGA
- a CDS encoding gluconeogenesis factor YvcK family protein produces MPTVGALAPVAAPSSAPAVVALGGGHGLSASLSALRHLTDRLTAVVTVADDGGSSGRLRRELGGLPPGDLRMALSALCDDSEWGRTWRDVLQHRFSSEGSLHQHATGNLLIATLWELLGDEVAGLDWVGRLLGARGRVLPMAAVPLDIVADVLGLVPGAPDELTEVRGQVAVASTTGRVANVRLLPPDPPVRPEVVEAITTADWVVLGPGSWFTSVLPHLMVPGLAQALTRTSARTCVTLNLAVQPGETDGFSAEAHLEVLAAHAPDLRVDAVLADPVAVTDVDALRSVADSMGANLLLRTVSVGDGTPRHDALRLAAAYRDVFAAGP; encoded by the coding sequence ATCCCCACGGTCGGCGCCCTGGCCCCCGTCGCCGCGCCCTCGAGCGCCCCGGCGGTCGTCGCGCTCGGCGGCGGCCACGGCCTGTCCGCCTCGCTGTCCGCGCTGCGCCACCTCACCGACCGCCTCACGGCCGTCGTCACCGTCGCCGACGACGGCGGGTCGTCCGGACGCCTGCGCCGCGAACTCGGCGGGCTGCCGCCGGGGGACCTGCGGATGGCCCTGTCCGCCCTGTGCGACGACTCCGAGTGGGGCCGCACCTGGCGCGACGTGCTGCAGCACCGCTTCTCCAGCGAGGGGTCCCTGCACCAGCACGCCACCGGCAACCTGCTCATCGCGACGCTGTGGGAGCTGCTCGGCGACGAGGTCGCCGGCCTGGACTGGGTGGGCCGGCTGCTCGGCGCCCGGGGCCGGGTCCTGCCCATGGCCGCCGTCCCGCTCGACATCGTCGCCGACGTCCTGGGACTCGTCCCGGGCGCGCCCGACGAGCTCACCGAGGTGCGCGGCCAGGTCGCGGTCGCCTCCACCACCGGTCGGGTCGCCAACGTCCGGCTGCTGCCGCCGGACCCGCCCGTGCGGCCGGAGGTCGTCGAGGCGATCACGACGGCGGACTGGGTCGTGCTCGGCCCCGGGTCCTGGTTCACCAGCGTCCTGCCGCACCTCATGGTCCCGGGGCTCGCGCAGGCCCTGACGCGGACCTCGGCGCGGACCTGCGTCACCCTCAACCTCGCCGTGCAGCCGGGGGAGACCGACGGCTTCAGCGCCGAGGCCCACCTGGAGGTCCTCGCCGCGCACGCGCCGGACCTGCGGGTGGACGCCGTCCTGGCCGACCCGGTGGCCGTGACCGACGTGGACGCCCTGCGGTCCGTCGCCGATTCGATGGGTGCGAACCTGTTGCTGCGCACCGTGTCCGTGGGGGACGGAACCCCCCGGCACGACGCGCTGCGGCTCGCGGCGGCCTACCGTGACGTCTTCGCGGCGGGGCCCTGA
- the pgl gene encoding 6-phosphogluconolactonase has protein sequence MSRSDVSVVRYATPEVLASATADRLVTALADAQSARGVAHVSLTGGTIGGKTLAAVAAAASRDTVDWRRVHFWWSDERFLPTGDPERNATQAQDALLGALDLDVSTVHYPPAVDGPDGDDLDAAAARYAAELLQHGDGAEVPAFDVLLLGMGPDGHVASLFPHHPGLARDESSVVGIRESPKPPPLRVSFTFGAIARARQVWLVAAGAEKAAAVARGVAAGDVAETPAAGVFGTDRTLWLVDEAAAADL, from the coding sequence GTGAGCCGCTCCGACGTCTCCGTCGTCCGGTACGCCACGCCGGAGGTGCTCGCGTCGGCCACCGCCGACCGGCTCGTCACGGCGCTGGCCGACGCCCAGTCCGCCCGGGGCGTCGCGCACGTCTCGCTGACGGGCGGCACCATCGGCGGCAAGACGCTCGCGGCGGTCGCCGCGGCGGCGAGCCGGGACACGGTGGACTGGCGCCGGGTGCACTTCTGGTGGTCCGACGAGCGGTTCCTGCCGACGGGCGACCCGGAGCGGAACGCGACGCAGGCCCAGGACGCCCTCCTCGGCGCGCTGGACCTCGACGTCTCGACCGTCCACTACCCGCCGGCCGTCGACGGGCCCGACGGCGACGACCTGGACGCGGCCGCCGCCCGCTACGCCGCCGAGCTGCTGCAGCACGGCGACGGCGCGGAGGTGCCCGCGTTCGACGTCCTGCTGCTGGGCATGGGCCCCGACGGGCACGTCGCCTCGCTCTTCCCCCACCACCCGGGGCTGGCGCGCGACGAGTCCAGCGTCGTCGGCATCCGGGAGTCCCCCAAGCCCCCGCCGTTGCGCGTCTCGTTCACGTTCGGGGCGATTGCACGGGCCCGGCAGGTGTGGCTCGTCGCCGCGGGGGCGGAGAAGGCCGCCGCGGTTGCGCGCGGCGTCGCCGCGGGCGACGTCGCCGAGACCCCGGCCGCCGGCGTCTTCGGCACCGACCGGACGCTCTGGCTCGTCGATGAGGCCGCGGCCGCCGACCTCTGA
- the gap gene encoding type I glyceraldehyde-3-phosphate dehydrogenase yields the protein MTTRVGINGFGRIGRNFFRAALAQNADVEIVAVNDLTDAKALAHLLKHDSILGKLAEDVRVEGDSIVVGSKSVKVLADRDPANLGWGDLGVDVVVESTGFFTDGEKAKAHLAAGAKKVVISAPATNNDVTVVMGVNDSDYDASKHSLISNASCTTNCLAPLAKVLDDAFGIERGLMTTVHAYTADQNLQDGPHKDLRRARAAALNIVPTSTGAAKAIGLVLPTLKGKLDGYALRVPVPTGSATDLTVTLGREVTADEVDAAYKAAAEGPLKGYLVYSDEPLVSSDIVTDPASCIYDSGLTKVNGNQVKVVGWYDNEWGYSNRLVDLVTLVGSSL from the coding sequence ATGACCACTCGGGTCGGCATCAACGGATTCGGCCGCATCGGCCGCAACTTCTTCCGCGCCGCACTCGCGCAGAACGCGGACGTCGAGATCGTGGCGGTCAACGACCTCACCGACGCCAAGGCGCTGGCGCACCTGCTCAAGCACGACTCCATCCTCGGCAAGCTCGCCGAGGACGTGCGCGTCGAGGGCGACTCGATCGTCGTCGGGTCGAAGAGCGTCAAGGTGCTCGCCGACCGCGACCCCGCCAACCTCGGCTGGGGCGACCTGGGCGTGGACGTCGTCGTGGAGTCCACCGGCTTCTTCACCGACGGCGAGAAGGCCAAGGCCCACCTGGCCGCCGGCGCCAAGAAGGTCGTCATCTCCGCGCCCGCCACCAACAACGACGTCACCGTCGTCATGGGCGTCAACGACTCCGACTACGACGCCTCGAAGCACTCGCTGATCTCGAACGCGTCCTGCACCACCAACTGCCTGGCCCCGCTGGCCAAGGTCCTCGACGACGCCTTCGGCATCGAGCGCGGCCTCATGACCACGGTCCACGCCTACACCGCGGACCAGAACCTGCAGGACGGCCCGCACAAGGACCTGCGCCGCGCCCGCGCCGCCGCCCTGAACATCGTCCCGACCTCGACGGGGGCCGCCAAGGCCATCGGCCTGGTCCTGCCGACGCTCAAGGGCAAGCTCGACGGGTACGCGCTGCGCGTGCCGGTCCCGACCGGTTCGGCGACCGACCTCACCGTCACCCTGGGCCGCGAGGTCACCGCCGACGAGGTCGACGCCGCCTACAAGGCCGCGGCCGAGGGCCCGCTCAAGGGCTACCTCGTGTACTCCGACGAGCCGCTGGTCTCCTCCGACATCGTCACCGACCCGGCGTCGTGCATCTACGACTCCGGCCTGACGAAGGTCAACGGCAACCAGGTCAAGGTCGTCGGCTGGTACGACAACGAGTGGGGCTACTCCAACCGCCTCGTGGACCTCGTCACGCTCGTGGGTTCCTCCCTCTGA
- the tpiA gene encoding triose-phosphate isomerase: MPRTPLIAGNWKMVLDHQQGTLLVQKLDWTLKDAKHDYSAVEVAVLPSHTSLRTVQTLIEGDKLSVRLGAQDVSEHDSGAYTGEVSAAQLAKLGVAYVAVGHSERRQYHGETDAVVRAKTAKALAGGIVPIVCVGEPLEVRKAEQHVEHTVGQVTQALTGLTAEQVAGLVLAYEPVWAIGTGEVATPEDAQEVCSALRSAVAEQFDQTTADAVRILYGGSVKPANIASIMKQPDVDGALVGGASTDAGDFAAIVRFRDHPA, encoded by the coding sequence ATGCCCCGCACCCCGCTCATCGCCGGCAACTGGAAGATGGTCCTGGACCACCAGCAGGGAACCCTGCTGGTCCAGAAGCTCGACTGGACCCTCAAGGACGCCAAGCACGACTACTCGGCCGTCGAGGTCGCCGTGCTGCCCTCGCACACGAGCCTGCGCACCGTGCAGACGCTCATCGAGGGCGACAAGCTCTCCGTGCGCCTCGGCGCCCAGGACGTCTCCGAGCACGACTCCGGGGCCTACACCGGTGAGGTGTCGGCCGCGCAGCTCGCCAAGCTCGGCGTCGCGTACGTGGCGGTCGGGCACTCCGAGCGCCGCCAGTACCACGGTGAGACCGACGCCGTGGTGCGTGCGAAGACGGCCAAGGCGCTGGCCGGCGGGATCGTCCCCATCGTCTGCGTGGGGGAGCCGTTGGAGGTCCGCAAGGCCGAGCAGCACGTCGAGCACACCGTCGGGCAGGTCACCCAGGCCCTCACGGGCCTGACGGCCGAGCAGGTCGCCGGGCTGGTGCTGGCCTACGAGCCGGTGTGGGCCATCGGGACCGGCGAGGTCGCGACGCCCGAGGACGCCCAGGAGGTGTGCTCCGCACTGCGCTCCGCCGTGGCCGAGCAGTTCGACCAGACGACGGCCGACGCCGTGAGGATCCTCTACGGCGGCAGCGTGAAGCCCGCCAACATCGCCTCGATCATGAAGCAGCCGGACGTCGACGGCGCCCTCGTCGGCGGGGCCAGCACGGACGCGGGCGACTTCGCCGCGATCGTGCGCTTCCGCGATCATCCGGCCTGA
- a CDS encoding phosphoglycerate kinase, with the protein MKTIDDLEAQLGGLAGKRVLVRSDLNVPLDHSGEQPVITDDGRIRASVPTLRRLLDAGARVVVTAHLGRPKGAPEARYSLAPVHARLAELLDGVDVAFCPVTVGAEATAAVADLGDGQVLLLENIRFNAGETSKDEGERGAFADELAALADAYVSDGFGAVHRKHASVYDVARRLPHAAGGLVATEVEVLRRLTTHPERPYAVVLGGSKVSDKLGVIDNLLGSLLTSGDRLLVGGGMVFTFLAATGREVGKSLLEADQLDRVRGYVQSAQDKGVELVLPTDVVAATAFAADADPQVVSADAIPADRLGLDIGPDSAATFAAALADARTVFWNGPMGVFEMEPYAGGTRAVAQALVDAKVASGAFSVVGGGDSAAAVRTLGFADEQFGHISTGGGASLEYLEGKQLPGLDVLD; encoded by the coding sequence GTGAAGACCATCGACGACCTCGAGGCCCAGCTCGGCGGCCTCGCCGGCAAGCGGGTCCTCGTCCGCAGCGACCTCAACGTCCCCCTGGACCACTCCGGTGAGCAGCCGGTCATCACCGACGACGGCCGCATCCGCGCGTCGGTCCCGACGCTGCGGCGCCTCCTGGACGCCGGTGCCCGCGTCGTCGTGACGGCCCACCTCGGCCGTCCGAAGGGTGCCCCCGAGGCCAGGTACTCCCTCGCCCCGGTGCACGCCCGCCTGGCCGAGCTGCTGGACGGCGTGGACGTCGCCTTCTGCCCCGTCACGGTGGGCGCCGAGGCGACCGCCGCCGTGGCGGACCTGGGCGACGGGCAGGTCCTGCTGCTGGAGAACATCCGCTTCAACGCCGGTGAGACCAGCAAGGACGAGGGGGAGCGCGGTGCCTTCGCCGACGAGCTCGCCGCCCTGGCCGACGCCTACGTCTCCGACGGCTTCGGCGCGGTCCACCGCAAGCACGCCAGCGTCTACGACGTCGCACGCCGGCTGCCGCACGCCGCCGGCGGTCTCGTGGCGACCGAGGTCGAGGTCCTGCGCCGGCTGACGACCCACCCGGAACGGCCCTACGCCGTCGTCCTGGGCGGGTCGAAGGTCTCCGACAAGCTCGGCGTCATCGACAACCTCCTCGGCTCGCTCCTGACGTCGGGGGACCGCCTCCTCGTCGGCGGCGGCATGGTCTTCACGTTCCTCGCCGCGACGGGTCGCGAGGTCGGCAAGAGCCTGCTCGAGGCCGACCAGCTCGACCGGGTCCGCGGGTACGTGCAGAGCGCGCAGGACAAGGGCGTCGAGCTCGTCCTGCCCACCGACGTCGTCGCCGCGACGGCCTTCGCCGCCGACGCCGACCCGCAGGTCGTCTCCGCGGACGCGATCCCGGCCGACCGCCTCGGCCTCGACATCGGCCCCGACTCCGCCGCGACCTTCGCCGCGGCCCTCGCCGACGCCCGGACGGTGTTCTGGAACGGCCCCATGGGCGTGTTCGAGATGGAGCCCTACGCCGGCGGCACCCGTGCCGTGGCGCAGGCCCTCGTCGACGCGAAGGTCGCCTCCGGCGCGTTCAGCGTCGTGGGCGGGGGCGACTCGGCCGCCGCCGTGCGCACGCTCGGCTTCGCCGACGAGCAGTTCGGGCACATCTCCACCGGTGGTGGGGCGAGCCTGGAGTACCTCGAGGGCAAGCAGCTGCCCGGCCTCGACGTCCTCGACTGA
- the whiA gene encoding DNA-binding protein WhiA, with protein sequence MAMTAAVKDELSRLPVTTTAARKAEVSVMLRFAGGLHIVSGRIVIEAELDSASIARRLRRDIADVFGHPSDLLVVQAGGLRRATRYVLRVARDGESLARQTGLLDGRGRPVRGLPSHIVSSSTQIAEAAWRGAFLARGSLTEPGRSAALEVTCPGPEAALALVGAARRLELSAKAREVRGVDRVVLRDGDAISALLTRLGAHDAMMTWEERRMRREVRATANRLANFDDANLRRSARAAVAAGARVERALELLGEDIPDHLLQAGRLRLEHKQASLEELGQLADPPMTKDAIAGRIRRLLGMADKKAIELGVPGTESGLTADMLDA encoded by the coding sequence ATGGCGATGACGGCGGCGGTCAAGGACGAGCTGAGCCGGTTGCCGGTGACGACGACGGCGGCGCGCAAGGCCGAGGTGTCGGTCATGCTCCGCTTCGCCGGCGGCCTGCACATCGTGTCCGGGCGCATCGTCATCGAGGCCGAGCTCGACTCCGCCTCGATCGCGCGGCGGCTGCGGCGCGACATCGCCGACGTCTTCGGCCACCCCAGCGACCTGCTCGTCGTGCAGGCCGGCGGGCTGCGCCGCGCCACCCGCTACGTGCTGCGCGTCGCGCGCGACGGTGAGTCCCTGGCCCGCCAGACGGGGCTGCTCGACGGCCGCGGGCGGCCCGTGCGCGGTCTGCCCTCGCACATCGTCTCCAGCTCCACCCAGATCGCCGAGGCCGCCTGGCGCGGGGCGTTCCTGGCCCGCGGCTCCCTCACCGAACCCGGCCGGTCCGCCGCGCTCGAGGTCACCTGCCCCGGCCCGGAGGCGGCGCTCGCCCTCGTCGGCGCCGCCCGCCGGCTGGAGCTGTCGGCCAAGGCGCGCGAGGTGCGCGGGGTGGACCGCGTCGTCCTGCGCGACGGCGACGCGATCTCGGCGCTGCTGACGCGCCTCGGAGCGCACGACGCGATGATGACGTGGGAGGAGCGGCGCATGCGCCGCGAGGTGCGGGCGACCGCCAACCGCCTCGCGAACTTCGACGACGCCAACCTGCGTCGCTCGGCGCGGGCCGCGGTCGCGGCGGGCGCACGCGTGGAGCGGGCCCTGGAACTCCTCGGCGAGGACATCCCCGACCACCTGCTGCAGGCCGGCCGGCTCCGGCTGGAGCACAAGCAGGCCAGCCTCGAGGAGCTCGGCCAGCTCGCGGACCCGCCCATGACCAAGGACGCGATCGCCGGCCGCATCCGGCGGCTGCTGGGGATGGCGGACAAGAAGGCCATCGAGCTCGGTGTGCCGGGCACGGAGTCGGGCCTGACGGCGGACATGCTCGACGCCTGA
- the secG gene encoding preprotein translocase subunit SecG codes for MSVLRIVLQVILAISSLFLTLLILLHKGKGGGLSDMFGGGVTTSLSGSSMAERNLNRFTITIGCVWFATVVLLGLVERFTNEF; via the coding sequence GTGAGCGTCCTCCGCATCGTGCTGCAGGTGATCCTCGCGATCTCCAGCCTCTTCCTGACCCTGCTCATCCTGCTGCACAAGGGGAAGGGGGGCGGCCTGTCGGACATGTTCGGCGGCGGCGTCACCACGAGCCTGTCGGGCTCGAGCATGGCCGAGCGGAACCTCAACCGCTTCACGATCACGATCGGCTGCGTCTGGTTCGCGACCGTCGTGCTGCTCGGCCTGGTCGAGCGCTTCACCAACGAGTTCTGA
- the uvrC gene encoding excinuclease ABC subunit UvrC has protein sequence MPDPATYRPKPGEIPVEPGVYRFRDPHGRVIYVGKAKSLRARLSNYFQDLSALHPRTMAMVTTAASVEWTVVATEVEALQLEYSWIKEYDPRFNVKYRDDKSYPYLAVTMGDEFPRVQVMRGAKRKGTRYFGPYTHAWAIRETVDLLLRVFPVRTCSTGVFKRAGQVGRPCLLGYIDKCSAPCVGKVSAEDHKDLAQDFCDFMAGNTAKFVRRAEREMKAAAAEMDYERAARLRDDLGALTKALEKSAVVLPDATDADVFAIADDELEAAVQVFHVRGGRVRGQRGWISEKVEDVGTPELVEQLLLQVYGGETGEGVPREVLVPELPATVEADVEDWLSELRGSRVDLRVPQRGDKRALMETVHRNATQALALHKTRRGGDLTTRSLALQELQEALGLEEAPLRIECYDVSHTQETNVVASMVVFEDGLPKKADYRRFAVRGDEGGVDDTRAMREVLSRRFRRMRSEQDGGPGQSAAITESADGVEVETSGAVGGEVLAGIDPETGRPRRFAYAPNLVVVDGGRPQVEAAARALADVGVVDVALCGLAKRLEEVWLPGEEHPVVLPRTSQGLFLLQRVRDEAHRFAITYHRSKRSKAMTTSALDGVPGLGQARKTALLRHFGSVKKLRAATAEELAAVPGMGAKTAAAVVEALAGSSAATEPAVNTATGELLD, from the coding sequence GTGCCCGACCCCGCCACCTACCGCCCCAAGCCGGGGGAGATCCCGGTCGAACCCGGGGTGTACCGCTTCCGCGACCCGCACGGCCGGGTGATCTACGTCGGCAAGGCCAAGAGCCTGCGGGCCCGCCTGTCGAACTACTTCCAGGACCTGTCCGCGCTGCACCCGCGCACCATGGCCATGGTCACCACGGCCGCCAGCGTCGAGTGGACCGTCGTGGCCACCGAGGTCGAGGCCCTGCAGCTGGAGTACTCCTGGATCAAGGAGTACGACCCCCGCTTCAACGTCAAGTACCGCGACGACAAGTCCTACCCGTACCTCGCCGTCACCATGGGCGACGAGTTCCCGCGCGTGCAGGTCATGCGCGGCGCCAAGCGCAAGGGCACCCGCTACTTCGGTCCGTACACCCACGCCTGGGCCATCCGCGAGACCGTCGACCTGCTGCTGCGCGTCTTCCCCGTCCGCACGTGCTCGACGGGGGTCTTCAAGCGCGCCGGCCAGGTCGGCCGCCCCTGCCTGCTGGGGTACATCGACAAGTGCTCCGCGCCCTGCGTCGGGAAGGTGTCCGCCGAGGACCACAAGGACCTCGCGCAGGACTTCTGCGACTTCATGGCCGGCAACACCGCCAAGTTCGTCCGCCGCGCCGAGCGCGAGATGAAGGCCGCCGCCGCCGAGATGGACTACGAGCGCGCGGCCCGCCTCCGGGACGACCTCGGCGCCCTCACCAAGGCCCTGGAGAAGTCCGCCGTCGTCCTGCCCGACGCGACCGACGCCGACGTGTTCGCCATCGCCGACGACGAGCTCGAGGCCGCCGTGCAGGTGTTCCACGTCCGGGGTGGACGCGTCCGCGGCCAGCGCGGGTGGATCTCCGAGAAGGTCGAGGACGTCGGCACCCCCGAACTCGTCGAGCAGCTGCTGCTGCAGGTGTACGGCGGCGAGACCGGCGAGGGCGTGCCCCGCGAGGTGCTCGTCCCCGAGCTGCCGGCCACCGTCGAGGCCGACGTGGAGGACTGGCTCAGCGAGCTGCGCGGCTCCCGCGTGGACCTGCGCGTCCCCCAGCGCGGGGACAAGCGCGCCCTGATGGAGACGGTGCACCGCAACGCGACCCAGGCCCTGGCCCTGCACAAGACCCGCCGTGGCGGGGACCTCACCACCCGCAGCCTGGCCCTGCAGGAGCTGCAGGAGGCCCTCGGCCTGGAGGAGGCCCCGCTGCGCATCGAGTGCTACGACGTCTCCCACACCCAGGAGACCAACGTCGTCGCCTCCATGGTCGTCTTCGAGGACGGCCTGCCGAAGAAGGCCGACTACCGGCGCTTCGCCGTCCGCGGCGACGAGGGCGGCGTGGACGACACCCGCGCGATGCGCGAGGTCCTGTCCCGGCGCTTCCGCCGGATGCGCTCGGAGCAGGACGGCGGGCCGGGCCAGAGCGCGGCGATCACGGAGAGCGCCGACGGCGTCGAGGTCGAGACGTCCGGAGCGGTCGGCGGGGAGGTTCTGGCCGGCATCGACCCCGAGACCGGTCGCCCCCGCCGCTTCGCCTACGCCCCCAACCTCGTCGTCGTCGACGGCGGCCGGCCCCAGGTCGAGGCCGCCGCGCGCGCCCTGGCCGACGTGGGGGTCGTCGACGTCGCCCTGTGCGGGCTCGCCAAGCGGCTGGAGGAGGTCTGGCTGCCGGGGGAGGAGCACCCCGTCGTCCTGCCCCGCACCAGCCAGGGGCTCTTCCTGCTGCAGCGCGTGCGCGACGAGGCCCACCGCTTCGCCATCACCTACCACCGCTCCAAGCGGTCCAAGGCGATGACGACCTCCGCGCTCGACGGCGTCCCCGGCCTCGGCCAGGCCCGCAAGACGGCGCTGCTCCGGCACTTCGGCTCCGTCAAGAAGCTGCGCGCCGCCACCGCCGAGGAGCTGGCCGCCGTCCCGGGCATGGGTGCCAAGACCGCCGCGGCCGTCGTGGAGGCGCTCGCGGGGTCGTCGGCGGCCACCGAACCCGCCGTCAACACCGCCACGGGGGAGCTCCTCGACTGA
- a CDS encoding RNA polymerase-binding protein RbpA: MAGGNAIRGSRVGAGPMGEAERGDTAPRIRISYWCANGHETKPSFAEESGVEPPETWDCPRCGFPAGTDRSNPPAPPKNEPYKTHLAYVKERRSDADGEAILNEALDSLRARGLIR, from the coding sequence GTGGCAGGTGGCAACGCCATCCGTGGCAGCAGGGTCGGCGCCGGCCCCATGGGGGAGGCGGAACGCGGTGACACCGCACCCCGCATCCGCATCTCGTACTGGTGCGCCAACGGGCACGAGACGAAGCCCAGCTTCGCCGAGGAGTCCGGGGTCGAGCCGCCGGAGACGTGGGACTGCCCGCGCTGCGGGTTCCCCGCCGGGACGGACCGGAGCAACCCGCCGGCTCCGCCGAAGAACGAGCCCTACAAGACGCACCTCGCCTACGTGAAGGAGCGCCGCTCCGACGCCGACGGCGAGGCCATCCTCAACGAGGCGCTGGACTCGCTGCGGGCGCGCGGTCTCATCCGCTGA
- the rapZ gene encoding RNase adapter RapZ → MLIITGMSGAGRSTTGKALEDLGWYVVDNLPPQMLEPLAELAARAGQAIPRLAVVVDVRGRSFFAELTGALAALDTRHVSPRVLFLDATDEVLVRRFESVRRPHPLQGDDRIVDGIARERALTGELRARADVVVDSSSFNVHQLGALVASLFEADRADDLRVTVMSFGFKYGTPADAEHVADVRFIPNPHWEPELRPLTGQDAPVSRFVLAAEGATPFLDRYESALAPVFDGYRRENKRYATIAIGCTGGKHRSVAMAEELGARLRRDGVPVRVLHRDLGRE, encoded by the coding sequence CTGCTCATCATCACCGGGATGTCCGGCGCGGGGCGGTCCACGACGGGCAAGGCCCTCGAGGACCTCGGCTGGTACGTCGTGGACAACCTGCCGCCGCAGATGCTCGAACCGCTCGCCGAGCTCGCGGCCCGTGCAGGACAGGCGATCCCGCGCCTGGCCGTCGTCGTCGACGTCCGCGGCCGCAGCTTCTTCGCCGAGCTGACCGGCGCGCTCGCCGCCCTCGACACCCGGCACGTCTCCCCGCGGGTGCTGTTCCTCGACGCCACCGACGAGGTCCTCGTCCGCCGGTTCGAGTCCGTCCGGCGCCCACACCCGCTGCAGGGCGACGACCGCATCGTCGACGGCATCGCCCGCGAACGGGCCCTGACGGGCGAGCTGCGCGCCCGCGCCGACGTCGTCGTGGACTCCAGCTCCTTCAACGTCCACCAGCTCGGCGCGCTCGTCGCCTCCCTCTTCGAGGCCGACCGCGCCGACGACCTGCGCGTGACCGTCATGAGCTTCGGCTTCAAGTACGGCACCCCCGCCGACGCCGAGCACGTCGCCGACGTGCGGTTCATCCCGAACCCGCACTGGGAACCGGAGCTGCGGCCGCTCACCGGCCAGGACGCGCCCGTCTCCCGGTTCGTGCTCGCCGCCGAGGGCGCCACCCCGTTCCTTGACCGCTACGAGTCCGCGCTGGCCCCCGTCTTCGACGGCTACCGCCGCGAGAACAAGCGGTACGCGACCATCGCCATCGGGTGCACCGGTGGCAAGCACCGCTCGGTGGCGATGGCCGAGGAGCTCGGCGCCCGCCTGCGCCGCGACGGCGTCCCCGTCCGCGTGCTGCACCGCGACCTGGGTCGGGAGTGA